In Candidatus Methylomirabilota bacterium, one genomic interval encodes:
- a CDS encoding cupin domain-containing protein — translation MTSPLGKRWPAVLLLLAALWVRSVGEVRAQTLPLHTGCAPKERVTEYGCSILAWLRVDQLPSMRLYWHLDAFPSRQEAEARRTETGAVVMAHDQIWLLTVAPEEWRRGEWRRVATVGPIPVQAARRYGLLFFEGVSPGGVTAFTHKHSGPEAWYVLEGEQCVETPAGVFRARAGEAMVLPAGVPMSVSGRGATPRRSLSLIVHDGDAAPTVPSGEWTPTGRCLSEP, via the coding sequence ATGACCTCACCGCTAGGCAAGCGGTGGCCCGCCGTCCTGCTGCTGCTCGCCGCCCTCTGGGTGCGGTCGGTCGGCGAGGTCCGCGCGCAGACCCTGCCGCTACACACGGGCTGCGCACCGAAGGAAAGAGTGACCGAATATGGCTGCTCGATACTGGCCTGGCTTCGTGTCGACCAGCTGCCCTCCATGCGGCTATACTGGCATCTCGACGCATTTCCGTCGCGCCAAGAGGCAGAGGCCCGGCGCACCGAGACCGGCGCGGTCGTGATGGCGCATGATCAGATCTGGCTGCTCACGGTCGCTCCAGAGGAGTGGCGGCGCGGCGAGTGGCGGCGTGTGGCTACGGTCGGGCCGATTCCGGTGCAGGCCGCGCGACGCTATGGCCTCCTCTTTTTCGAAGGCGTTTCGCCGGGCGGCGTTACGGCATTCACGCACAAGCACTCAGGCCCGGAGGCGTGGTACGTGCTGGAGGGAGAGCAGTGCGTGGAGACGCCGGCCGGGGTGTTCCGGGCCCGGGCCGGCGAGGCTATGGTGCTGCCCGCCGGCGTTCCAATGAGTGTCTCCGGGCGGGGGGCCACTCCACGGCGTTCGCTCTCCCTCATCGTGCACGATGGCGACGCGGCCCCGACAGTTCCGTCAGGAGAATGGACCCCCACTGGGCGGTGTCTGTCCGAGCCATGA
- a CDS encoding hydantoinase/oxoprolinase family protein codes for MARPGTLAIDVGGTFTDITYADAETGATWVAKTPSTPSDLSRGFITAVRKVLGQAGRTPPDVLRVFHGTTTATNAILEGKTPPTALVTTAGFKFVLEIGRHDIPRHGNLYGWSKPARPVTPDHAYEVTERLDADGSVLAPLDEAEARQVARRLAQAGVPAVGVVFLHAYANPAHERRMAAILAEEYPGVLVSLSSEVLPQFREFERSMATALNAAVMPPVSRYVGLLRAALDAEGVRAPLLIMKSDGGVTSVATCVRQPVQTVLSGPSAGVVGAVSVARTAGHRDIISIDVGGTSADICLVRNGRPEITKDGMIGPFPLKLPMVDIHTIGAGGGSIAAVSASGRLTVGPRSAGAEPGPVCYGRGGLEPTVTDAHLVLGRIPPALLGGEIPLDLAAARAAIEQRVGTPLRLTVEEAAAGIVEIIDNSMARAIRTVSVGRGHDPRRFALVAFGGAGPLHACRLAELLEIPTVIVPPRPGVLSTWGLLDTDIRATFVRTVGPDDRRATADGAAPRLEAVWRELEAQARAWLDGEAVPHEGQRFERAADLRYEHQSFELTCPAGGGPATAAELAELVATFHAEHRRLYTYDLPRAPIELVNLRVTAIGALPRRGEAGAGSGPAPREAKTGERRVYFRGTGWRVTPSYDRARLRDGQEIVGPAVIEQDDATPLVAPGFAARVDPAGNLLLERVHG; via the coding sequence ATGGCGCGCCCCGGGACCCTCGCCATCGACGTGGGCGGCACCTTCACCGACATCACCTACGCGGACGCCGAGACCGGGGCGACCTGGGTGGCCAAGACGCCCTCGACCCCGTCGGACCTCTCCCGCGGCTTCATCACCGCGGTGCGCAAGGTGCTCGGTCAGGCCGGCCGCACCCCACCCGACGTCCTCCGCGTCTTCCACGGCACCACCACCGCGACCAATGCGATCCTCGAAGGGAAAACGCCGCCCACCGCGCTCGTGACGACGGCCGGCTTCAAGTTCGTGCTGGAGATCGGCCGCCACGATATCCCGCGCCACGGCAACCTCTACGGCTGGAGCAAGCCGGCGCGGCCGGTCACGCCGGATCACGCGTACGAGGTGACGGAGCGTCTCGACGCCGATGGCTCCGTGCTCGCGCCGCTCGACGAGGCGGAGGCGCGTCAGGTCGCGCGGCGGCTCGCCCAGGCGGGCGTGCCCGCAGTCGGGGTCGTGTTCCTCCACGCCTACGCGAACCCCGCCCACGAGCGGCGCATGGCCGCGATCCTTGCGGAGGAGTATCCCGGGGTCCTCGTCTCGCTCTCGTCGGAGGTGCTGCCCCAGTTCCGCGAGTTCGAGCGCAGCATGGCCACCGCGCTCAACGCCGCCGTCATGCCGCCGGTGAGCCGCTACGTGGGGCTGCTGCGCGCGGCGCTCGACGCGGAAGGCGTGCGCGCCCCGCTCCTCATCATGAAATCGGACGGCGGCGTCACCAGCGTCGCGACCTGCGTGCGCCAGCCCGTGCAGACGGTGCTGTCGGGCCCGTCCGCCGGCGTGGTGGGCGCGGTCAGCGTGGCGCGCACCGCGGGGCACCGCGACATCATCTCGATCGACGTCGGCGGCACCAGCGCGGACATCTGCCTCGTGCGCAACGGCCGGCCCGAGATCACGAAGGACGGGATGATCGGCCCCTTCCCGCTGAAGCTTCCCATGGTCGACATCCACACCATCGGCGCGGGCGGCGGCAGCATCGCGGCGGTGAGCGCGAGCGGCCGGCTGACCGTGGGCCCGCGCAGCGCCGGCGCCGAGCCGGGCCCGGTCTGCTACGGGCGCGGGGGACTCGAGCCCACGGTGACCGACGCGCACCTGGTGCTGGGCCGCATCCCGCCCGCGCTGCTGGGCGGCGAGATCCCGCTGGACCTGGCCGCCGCGCGGGCCGCGATCGAGCAGCGTGTGGGCACGCCGCTGCGCCTGACCGTGGAGGAGGCGGCCGCCGGCATCGTCGAGATCATCGACAACTCGATGGCGCGCGCCATCCGCACCGTATCCGTGGGGCGCGGCCACGATCCGCGGCGGTTCGCGCTGGTCGCCTTCGGCGGCGCGGGACCGCTCCACGCCTGCCGCCTCGCCGAGCTGCTCGAGATCCCCACCGTGATCGTGCCGCCGCGGCCGGGCGTGCTCTCCACGTGGGGGCTGCTCGACACCGACATCCGCGCCACCTTCGTCCGCACGGTGGGGCCCGACGACCGCCGCGCCACCGCCGACGGGGCGGCGCCACGTCTCGAGGCCGTCTGGCGCGAGCTGGAAGCGCAGGCGCGCGCCTGGCTGGACGGCGAGGCAGTGCCCCACGAGGGGCAGCGCTTCGAGCGCGCCGCCGATCTGCGTTACGAGCATCAGAGCTTCGAGCTCACCTGCCCGGCCGGCGGCGGACCCGCCACCGCCGCCGAGCTCGCCGAGCTCGTGGCCACCTTCCACGCCGAGCACCGGCGTCTCTACACCTACGATCTGCCCCGCGCGCCCATCGAGCTGGTGAACCTCCGTGTCACCGCGATCGGGGCGCTGCCGCGGCGGGGCGAGGCAGGGGCCGGCAGCGGACCGGCGCCTCGAGAGGCGAAGACAGGCGAGCGCCGCGTCTACTTCCGCGGCACGGGCTGGCGCGTGACGCCCTCCTACGACCGCGCGCGGCTTCGGGATGGGCAGGAGATTGTCGGGCCCGCCGTCATCGAGCAGGACGACGCGACGCCGCTGGTGGCGCCGGGCTTCGCGGCGCGCGTCGACCCCGCGGGCAATCTGCTCCTGGAGCGTGTCCATGGCTGA
- a CDS encoding DUF2182 domain-containing protein: protein MPDRATVLTSALLLVLAAAAWVSVVRSSLQGDDMMMTMPMPGTWAGGSAFVLGWAVMMTAMMLPSALPMISLYGAIRGSKIAPPHRVIEEGVSVASFTAVYLVVWAGSGVPVYLVHTALMAVPGSGFAYAIAVVLAAAGVFQLSPLKRACLRACRSPLGFLLGHWRPGRWGSLALGWYHAIYCLGCCWALMLVLVAAGAMGLRWVLLITAVVAAEKLLPGGEWIARATGVALVVLGVTVALRPELVMVLRGAHPM, encoded by the coding sequence GTGCCGGACCGGGCGACGGTTCTGACCTCGGCCCTGCTCCTCGTCCTCGCCGCAGCGGCCTGGGTGTCGGTGGTGCGGTCGAGCCTTCAGGGTGACGATATGATGATGACGATGCCGATGCCGGGGACATGGGCCGGCGGAAGCGCCTTCGTCCTCGGCTGGGCCGTCATGATGACGGCGATGATGCTCCCAAGCGCGCTGCCTATGATTTCCCTCTACGGCGCCATACGCGGGAGCAAGATCGCCCCCCCGCACCGGGTGATCGAGGAGGGCGTGTCGGTCGCCAGCTTCACCGCGGTCTATCTCGTCGTCTGGGCGGGCAGCGGCGTCCCCGTGTACCTCGTGCACACGGCCCTCATGGCCGTGCCGGGCTCTGGCTTCGCCTACGCCATCGCCGTCGTGCTGGCGGCCGCGGGAGTCTTTCAGCTCTCACCGCTGAAGCGTGCGTGCCTTCGGGCCTGCCGGAGCCCCTTGGGTTTCCTGCTCGGGCACTGGCGTCCCGGCCGGTGGGGCAGCCTGGCCCTGGGCTGGTATCATGCGATCTACTGCCTCGGGTGCTGCTGGGCGCTGATGCTGGTGCTGGTGGCCGCAGGGGCGATGGGCCTCCGCTGGGTGCTGCTCATCACGGCGGTGGTGGCGGCGGAGAAGCTGCTCCCGGGCGGCGAGTGGATCGCCCGGGCGACCGGAGTGGCGCTCGTGGTTCTGGGTGTGACCGTGGCCTTACGTCCCGAACTCGTGATGGTGTTGCGCGGCGCTCATCCGATGTGA
- a CDS encoding methyltransferase domain-containing protein, whose translation MGISDDAAAKARAAATYNAAADHYDDAANSFWGRFGRHTIERLALPPGARVLDVCCGSGASALPAAERVGPGGHVLGVDLAEDLLALARAKAAARGLRHAEFRRGDMLDLGLPPASFDAVVCVFGVFFVPDIAAAVRALWRCVRSGGRLAITTWGPRFFEPAARSGTPSRPSGPISTRASTPGTASATRRR comes from the coding sequence ATGGGCATCTCCGACGACGCGGCGGCCAAGGCCCGCGCCGCCGCCACCTACAACGCGGCGGCCGACCACTACGACGATGCGGCGAACTCCTTCTGGGGACGATTCGGCCGGCACACCATAGAGCGCCTCGCCCTGCCGCCGGGCGCGCGAGTGCTCGATGTGTGCTGCGGCAGCGGTGCCTCCGCGCTACCCGCGGCGGAGCGGGTGGGTCCCGGAGGGCACGTGCTCGGCGTCGATCTGGCCGAAGACCTCCTGGCCCTGGCGCGCGCGAAGGCGGCCGCGCGCGGCCTGCGTCACGCCGAGTTCCGCCGGGGCGACATGCTCGACCTCGGGTTGCCCCCGGCGAGCTTCGACGCCGTCGTGTGCGTGTTCGGCGTCTTCTTCGTGCCCGACATCGCGGCGGCGGTGCGGGCGCTCTGGCGCTGCGTGCGGTCCGGCGGCCGGCTCGCCATCACCACCTGGGGCCCGCGCTTCTTCGAGCCGGCGGCGCGTTCTGGGACTCCATCAAGGCCGAGCGGTCCGATCTCTACAAGGGCTTCAACCCCTGGGACCGCATCTGCGACCCGGCGGCGCTGA
- a CDS encoding serine hydrolase → MKDLAAKMNALCDALPFQTSWYVKDLATGERADRLGDTPVPSASTRKISIMMAALKAVHDGKLSLDQKVTIQAKYQDNDSGTFQHLTPGFWITFRDALVMMIIVSDNTCTGTVVDMVGLDAIQRYCDSVGMTRTVHRFGIPPKLGPDHTLDQVTTTTPNDQGILLEAMLRGAEDKAAAAKLGVTPELCRLGLDILSWQKLKTRIPSQLPLGTKVAHKTGTGSRGYMDAGIVYRDGRPLYIITMYTEHVPAALPDGTPGFTAAYQLMGRLARVAWDSIASQSH, encoded by the coding sequence ATGAAGGACCTCGCCGCGAAGATGAATGCGCTCTGCGACGCCCTGCCCTTCCAGACGAGCTGGTATGTGAAGGACCTCGCCACCGGGGAGCGGGCGGATCGCCTCGGCGACACGCCGGTGCCCTCGGCGAGCACCCGCAAGATCTCGATCATGATGGCGGCGCTCAAGGCGGTGCACGACGGCAAGCTTTCGCTCGATCAGAAGGTGACGATCCAGGCCAAGTACCAGGACAACGACTCCGGAACCTTCCAGCATCTGACCCCCGGGTTCTGGATCACCTTCCGCGACGCGCTCGTCATGATGATCATCGTGAGCGACAACACCTGCACGGGCACGGTGGTCGACATGGTGGGCCTCGATGCGATTCAACGCTACTGCGACAGCGTGGGCATGACGCGCACCGTGCATCGATTCGGCATTCCGCCCAAGCTCGGCCCCGACCACACCCTGGACCAGGTCACGACCACCACGCCCAACGATCAGGGGATCCTGCTGGAGGCGATGCTCCGGGGCGCGGAGGACAAGGCGGCCGCCGCGAAGCTCGGCGTGACACCGGAGCTCTGCCGCCTGGGCCTGGACATCCTCTCGTGGCAAAAGCTCAAGACCCGCATCCCCTCGCAGCTTCCGCTCGGCACCAAGGTGGCCCACAAGACCGGCACCGGCTCGCGCGGCTACATGGACGCGGGCATCGTCTACCGCGACGGGAGGCCCCTCTACATCATCACCATGTACACGGAGCACGTGCCCGCCGCCCTGCCCGACGGCACGCCCGGCTTCACCGCGGCATATCAGCTCATGGGCCGGCTGGCGCGTGTCGCCTGGGACTCCATCGCTTCGCAATCGCACTAG
- a CDS encoding DUF1326 domain-containing protein — protein MADPQWKISGDYLEACSCDSVCPCPTSGLAARPTKGACDAGLVFHIERGTHGSTSLDGLNFAVLLHTPGPMGAGNWTVGLIVDERATAAQREAIVAIGSGQSGGPMAAVGPLVTKFAGVESRPIQIERGGMRRSASIPGLLDISVDGIPGASPSEPIYLDNVGHPAASRLALAKASRGHMHAFGINWDDTSGKNNGHFAPFSWSSS, from the coding sequence ATGGCGGACCCTCAGTGGAAGATCAGCGGTGACTACCTCGAAGCGTGCAGCTGCGACTCCGTCTGCCCCTGCCCGACCTCCGGGCTGGCGGCCCGTCCCACCAAGGGGGCCTGCGACGCCGGCCTCGTCTTCCACATCGAGCGGGGCACCCATGGCTCGACCTCCCTCGACGGGCTGAACTTCGCCGTCCTCCTGCACACCCCGGGGCCGATGGGCGCGGGGAACTGGACGGTCGGGCTGATCGTGGACGAGCGCGCTACCGCCGCCCAGCGCGAGGCCATCGTTGCCATCGGCAGCGGGCAGAGCGGCGGCCCGATGGCTGCCGTGGGCCCGCTCGTGACCAAGTTCGCGGGGGTGGAGAGCCGGCCGATCCAGATCGAGCGCGGCGGCATGCGTCGGTCCGCGTCGATCCCCGGCCTGCTCGATATCTCGGTCGACGGGATTCCGGGCGCGAGCCCGAGCGAGCCCATCTACCTCGACAACGTGGGTCACCCCGCGGCGAGCCGCCTCGCGCTGGCCAAGGCCTCGCGCGGTCACATGCACGCCTTCGGGATCAACTGGGACGATACGTCGGGAAAGAACAACGGCCACTTCGCCCCGTTCTCCTGGAGCTCGAGCTAG
- a CDS encoding ABC transporter ATP-binding protein, with the protein MDPRPATTPVVEMDAVTKRYGEVEAVRGISLRIDAGEVVAILGPNGAGKTTSVGLMLGLRAPTSGAVRLFGMPPTDRRARSRAGVMLQESGTTGVLTTREIVALFGHYYPAPMPPEQALALAGLTDKADARIGTLSGGQRQRLYFALAVCGDPDVLFLDEPTVAMDVEARRAFVASVHTLAGRGKTVVFTTHYLREAEETARRIVVIDRGVVIADASPRELMGRVAAKRVAFSVAGALPSGAFDGLAVTALESSNGHVRFLTSEPEAVLRALFARGVELRDLEVAGADLEDAFLSLTRRGDAA; encoded by the coding sequence ATGGACCCCCGCCCGGCCACGACACCCGTGGTGGAAATGGACGCGGTCACCAAGCGCTACGGCGAGGTGGAAGCCGTGCGCGGGATCAGTCTCCGCATCGATGCCGGCGAGGTCGTGGCCATCCTCGGGCCCAACGGCGCCGGCAAGACCACGTCGGTGGGCCTCATGCTCGGCCTGCGCGCGCCGACCTCCGGCGCCGTGCGCCTCTTCGGCATGCCGCCGACGGACCGCCGCGCGCGGAGCCGCGCCGGCGTGATGCTGCAGGAATCCGGGACCACCGGCGTACTGACGACGCGTGAGATCGTGGCGCTGTTCGGACACTACTACCCGGCGCCGATGCCGCCCGAGCAGGCGCTGGCCCTCGCCGGCCTCACCGACAAGGCGGACGCGCGGATCGGCACGCTGTCCGGCGGCCAGCGACAGCGGCTCTACTTCGCGCTGGCGGTCTGCGGCGACCCCGACGTGCTGTTCCTCGATGAGCCCACCGTGGCGATGGACGTGGAGGCTCGGCGCGCCTTCGTGGCAAGCGTGCACACGCTGGCCGGCCGGGGCAAGACGGTGGTGTTCACCACCCACTACCTTCGCGAGGCCGAGGAGACGGCCCGCCGCATCGTGGTGATCGACCGCGGCGTGGTCATCGCCGACGCGTCGCCGCGCGAGCTGATGGGGCGCGTGGCGGCCAAGCGCGTGGCTTTCTCGGTCGCCGGCGCCCTTCCCAGCGGCGCCTTCGACGGGCTCGCGGTCACGGCCCTCGAGTCTTCCAACGGACACGTCCGCTTCCTCACCAGCGAGCCGGAGGCGGTGCTGCGCGCGCTCTTCGCGCGGGGAGTGGAGCTGCGCGACCTGGAGGTGGCGGGCGCCGATCTGGAGGACGCCTTCCTCTCCCTGACGCGACGAGGCGACGCGGCGTGA
- the nbaC gene encoding 3-hydroxyanthranilate 3,4-dioxygenase, producing MTSPLSAFSLKRWIDEHRELLKPPVGAEMVWKDSQFIVMIIGGPNARRDFHLDPSDEFFYQLEGDMVLEYIDGAGKRRRAPIRQGEVLLLPANTPHSPQRPAHSVGLVVERVRGADEAKAEGYAWYCEQCDAKLYELRRDAADLLAELKQVAQEFNASPALRTCKACGYVQPVPAGPRA from the coding sequence ATGACGAGCCCCCTGAGCGCCTTCAGTCTCAAGCGCTGGATTGACGAGCACCGGGAGCTCCTCAAGCCGCCGGTGGGCGCGGAGATGGTCTGGAAGGACTCGCAGTTCATCGTGATGATTATCGGCGGTCCGAACGCGCGGCGCGATTTCCACTTGGACCCGAGCGACGAGTTCTTCTATCAGCTCGAGGGCGACATGGTGCTGGAGTACATCGACGGCGCGGGCAAGCGGCGCCGGGCGCCGATCCGGCAGGGAGAAGTGCTCCTGCTCCCCGCCAACACGCCCCACTCGCCGCAGCGCCCGGCCCACTCGGTGGGGCTGGTGGTGGAGCGGGTGCGCGGCGCGGACGAGGCGAAGGCGGAGGGCTACGCCTGGTACTGCGAGCAGTGCGACGCCAAGCTCTACGAGCTCCGGCGCGACGCCGCGGATCTCCTCGCCGAGCTGAAGCAGGTCGCCCAGGAGTTCAACGCGAGTCCGGCGCTTCGCACGTGCAAGGCGTGCGGCTACGTGCAGCCTGTGCCTGCGGGGCCGCGGGCCTGA
- a CDS encoding hydantoinase B/oxoprolinase family protein, which yields MAEPTRVDPITLEIIRGSLASTIRDMELLMERCAMSPFIKEKKDYFVGVFDTRGRIVACHISGSGPGMIDAILRAYPLESMRPGDVYWFNDPYLSDGAVQHHQDMVFVMPVFHEGVVVAFATTFGHYQDIGGMRAGSISPHATEIYHEGLLVPPVRIMQEGRLNEEAYRIFLRNSRLPDLVEGDTRAMMASCRLAEGRLAELFERYGAPTVLAAFEAGIAQTAERARALFLELVPEGAWRFHDYLDSDGGVDSRPHRIELALDRRGDHVRLDGSGSDDQARGPINFMTNPGLLRIAFGRYLQALDPDLEVNEGLLRNLDEWVAREGSLLKPRFPAPLGMRANTRFRVMSCIFGALAQANGGRVPAGSPVYVLYYFRAWDEAARRPILCIEGLGVGLGARPFADGVDVIYYIAQENYPVEYVERDFPLRVERYVARADSGGPGFHRGGAGVIRDVRVLCDKAELATRMENTLVAPYGVAGGQAGRTGRIILNPGTPDERELPALGDGITLKRGDLLRLETCGGGGWGDPLVREPERVKQDVARGLVTARGALEDYGVALDAVTLEIDKTATDETRRRRTRELPLIDRGPGFAEAEARWRAAREAPRL from the coding sequence ATGGCTGAGCCGACGCGCGTCGATCCCATCACGCTCGAGATCATTCGCGGCAGCCTCGCGTCGACCATCCGCGACATGGAGCTCTTGATGGAGCGCTGCGCGATGTCGCCCTTCATCAAGGAGAAGAAGGACTACTTCGTCGGCGTCTTCGACACGCGGGGACGCATCGTGGCCTGCCACATCTCGGGCAGTGGTCCCGGCATGATCGACGCCATTCTCCGCGCGTACCCGCTCGAGAGCATGCGGCCGGGCGATGTGTACTGGTTCAACGACCCCTACCTCTCCGACGGCGCCGTCCAGCATCACCAGGACATGGTGTTCGTGATGCCGGTGTTCCACGAGGGGGTCGTCGTCGCCTTCGCCACCACGTTCGGGCACTACCAGGACATCGGCGGGATGCGCGCGGGCAGCATCTCGCCCCACGCCACCGAGATCTACCACGAGGGGCTGCTGGTGCCGCCGGTGCGCATCATGCAGGAAGGGCGGCTCAACGAGGAGGCGTACCGCATCTTCCTCCGCAACTCGCGCCTCCCGGACCTCGTGGAGGGCGACACGCGGGCGATGATGGCGTCCTGCCGCCTGGCCGAAGGGCGTCTGGCCGAGCTGTTCGAGCGCTACGGCGCGCCGACCGTCCTCGCCGCCTTCGAGGCCGGCATCGCCCAGACCGCGGAGCGCGCGCGGGCGCTCTTCCTCGAGCTGGTGCCGGAGGGCGCCTGGCGCTTCCACGACTACCTCGACAGCGACGGCGGCGTCGACTCGCGGCCGCACCGCATCGAGCTGGCGCTGGACCGCCGTGGGGACCACGTGCGGCTGGACGGCTCCGGCTCCGACGATCAAGCGCGCGGCCCGATCAACTTCATGACCAACCCCGGGCTCCTCCGCATCGCCTTCGGCCGCTATCTCCAGGCGCTGGATCCGGACCTCGAGGTCAACGAGGGGCTGCTGCGCAACCTCGACGAGTGGGTGGCGCGCGAGGGCAGCCTCTTGAAGCCCCGCTTTCCCGCCCCGCTCGGCATGCGGGCGAACACGCGCTTCCGCGTGATGTCCTGCATCTTCGGCGCGCTCGCCCAGGCCAACGGCGGCCGCGTCCCCGCCGGATCCCCGGTGTACGTCCTCTACTACTTCCGCGCCTGGGACGAGGCGGCGCGGCGTCCCATCCTGTGCATCGAGGGCTTGGGCGTGGGGCTCGGCGCGCGCCCGTTCGCGGACGGTGTGGACGTCATCTACTACATCGCGCAGGAGAACTACCCCGTGGAGTACGTGGAGCGCGACTTCCCGCTGCGGGTGGAGCGCTATGTTGCGCGCGCCGACTCGGGCGGCCCCGGCTTCCACCGCGGCGGCGCCGGCGTGATCCGCGACGTGCGCGTGCTTTGCGATAAGGCCGAGCTGGCCACGCGCATGGAGAACACGCTCGTCGCGCCCTACGGGGTGGCCGGCGGTCAGGCGGGCCGCACCGGCCGCATCATCCTGAATCCCGGCACCCCGGACGAGCGCGAGCTGCCCGCGCTCGGCGACGGGATCACGCTCAAGCGCGGCGACCTGCTGCGCCTGGAGACCTGCGGGGGCGGCGGCTGGGGCGACCCCCTCGTCCGCGAGCCCGAGCGCGTCAAGCAGGACGTGGCGCGCGGCCTCGTGACCGCGCGTGGCGCCCTCGAAGACTACGGCGTCGCGCTCGACGCCGTCACGCTGGAGATCGACAAGACCGCCACCGACGAGACGCGCCGCCGGCGCACTCGAGAATTGCCGCTCATCGACCGCGGCCCCGGCTTCGCGGAGGCCGAGGCCCGCTGGCGCGCCGCCCGCGAGGCGCCGCGCCTCTGA
- a CDS encoding ABC transporter permease — MTTAPILPMLLAQTRSDFRMRWRVPAFSLTSLALPILFFTFFGLPFARNTLPSGVSEGAYLLASFAAYAVGNVMVYGFGIGVAVERGQKIDLLLRATPLPPGVAITAKVLTALIFSLISISALIVYGVIAGGIHQGVATWVNVTVRLLVGSLPLVGLGFAIGYSVGPNAAPAVANLVYLPLAFASGLFMPMSQLPGFVQRIGPYLPVYHYGQLAWSAVGAPAEPLVVSLAWLAGYTALFMLIALRAYRREESRKFA; from the coding sequence GTGACCACGGCCCCGATCCTGCCCATGCTGCTGGCCCAGACCCGGAGCGATTTCCGGATGCGCTGGCGCGTCCCCGCCTTCAGCCTGACGAGCCTGGCCCTCCCGATCCTCTTCTTCACCTTCTTCGGCCTGCCCTTCGCCCGAAACACGCTGCCCAGCGGCGTGAGCGAGGGCGCCTATCTGCTCGCCTCCTTCGCGGCCTACGCGGTGGGCAACGTCATGGTGTACGGGTTCGGCATCGGCGTCGCCGTCGAGCGCGGGCAGAAGATCGACCTGCTCCTGCGCGCCACCCCGCTGCCGCCCGGGGTCGCGATCACCGCGAAGGTGCTCACCGCCCTCATCTTCTCGCTGATCTCGATCTCGGCGCTCATCGTCTACGGCGTGATCGCGGGCGGCATCCACCAGGGCGTCGCCACCTGGGTCAACGTGACCGTGCGGCTGCTCGTCGGCTCGCTGCCGTTGGTCGGGCTCGGCTTCGCCATCGGCTACAGCGTCGGCCCCAACGCGGCGCCCGCAGTGGCGAACCTTGTCTACCTGCCCCTCGCCTTCGCCTCCGGCCTCTTCATGCCGATGAGCCAGCTGCCCGGCTTCGTGCAGCGCATCGGCCCGTATCTCCCCGTCTATCACTACGGCCAGCTCGCCTGGAGCGCGGTGGGCGCGCCTGCCGAGCCGCTCGTCGTCAGCCTCGCCTGGCTCGCCGGCTACACGGCGCTCTTCATGCTCATCGCCCTGCGCGCCTACCGGCGTGAAGAGTCGCGCAAGTTCGCCTAG
- a CDS encoding ABC transporter substrate-binding protein: protein MTASTWGNRAGGRRLWFSALVLTLILASHAAEAQPARQVPRIGLITAGSANLPSRVLEAFRQGLRDIGWVEGQNMTLEVRYADGDYDRMPALAAELVKVKVDVIVSGGTAATVAARNTTKTIPIVMIGVANPVALGVVTTLARPGGNVTGLAYGVGSETSSKGLELLKEAVPRANRVAVLWSAGNPSGPAVISDLKATARSLGLQLQPLGVRGPAEFEGAFAAMARARADALLVISDAMFNRHHALLAELAMKARLPSMHGFREYVESGSLMSYGTSVDGLFRRAPVFVDRILKGAKPAELPVEQPTQFELVINLKTARALGLAIPQSLVLRADQVIE from the coding sequence GTGACGGCGTCGACATGGGGAAACCGAGCAGGCGGCCGCCGGCTGTGGTTCTCGGCGCTGGTGCTGACTCTGATCCTCGCGTCGCATGCCGCCGAGGCGCAGCCGGCTCGACAAGTTCCGCGGATCGGGTTGATCACGGCGGGCTCGGCCAATCTTCCCTCGCGTGTGCTCGAGGCATTCCGCCAAGGGCTGCGCGACATCGGGTGGGTCGAGGGCCAGAACATGACTCTTGAGGTTCGGTATGCTGACGGAGACTACGATCGGATGCCCGCACTCGCGGCCGAGCTGGTCAAGGTCAAGGTCGATGTCATCGTCAGCGGTGGGACGGCCGCGACGGTCGCGGCCCGGAACACGACCAAGACCATCCCCATCGTCATGATCGGCGTCGCGAATCCGGTGGCGCTCGGCGTGGTGACGACTCTCGCGCGTCCCGGTGGCAATGTCACAGGGTTGGCCTACGGCGTCGGCAGCGAGACCTCCAGCAAGGGGTTGGAGCTGCTGAAAGAGGCGGTTCCCAGGGCGAATCGAGTGGCCGTCCTCTGGAGTGCCGGCAATCCATCCGGGCCCGCGGTGATTTCTGATCTGAAGGCTACGGCGCGCTCGCTGGGACTGCAGCTTCAGCCCCTCGGTGTGCGCGGGCCGGCCGAGTTCGAAGGTGCCTTCGCCGCGATGGCCCGGGCGCGAGCGGATGCCCTTCTCGTGATATCGGACGCCATGTTCAATCGTCACCACGCGCTCCTCGCCGAGCTCGCGATGAAGGCCAGACTACCGTCGATGCACGGCTTCAGGGAGTACGTCGAGTCGGGAAGCCTCATGTCGTACGGGACGAGCGTGGACGGTTTGTTTCGTCGCGCGCCCGTATTCGTGGACCGGATCCTCAAGGGCGCCAAGCCCGCCGAGCTGCCCGTCGAGCAGCCGACGCAGTTCGAGCTCGTCATCAACCTGAAGACGGCAAGGGCACTGGGCCTCGCCATCCCTCAATCGCTCGTGCTTCGCGCCGATCAGGTCATCGAATAG